A window of Chryseobacterium aquaeductus genomic DNA:
TTATTAAATAAATTGTAAAAGCATTCATTGATTTGGATGCTTTTTTTTAATACGAATTATCTTGAATTTAGGCTCTCACAGATTTTGTTAATTGAGCAGATATTTGTATTAGAATCTGTGGAAATCTGTACGATCTGTGGGATATTTATTTTGTTTCCCGCAGATCGCACAGATTTCCACAGATGTTTGCGTAATAATTTTCGTCTAACTTAAAAATCTGCGTTATTTGCAAAATCTGCGTGAGCCTACATTCGTGAAAAAATATTCGTGTACATTTGTGTTTTAAAATTTCCAAAAAAAATGAATTGTTCCTGCTGCTCCGAAAAAACCTACGAAGAATGCTGCAAACCTTTTCACACAGGAGAAAAACACGCTCCCACTGCCGAAGCGTTGATGCGTTCAAGATTTTCTGCATTTTCCATTCCTAATGGAAAATATTTAATGGAAACAACATCTCCAAGCAAGAGACAATTTCACAACACAAAAGATTTGCAGGAATGGGGAGAAATTAATGAATGGACAAAACTGGAAATCGTAGACAAACCATCGATGAATAAAGTAGAATTCAAGGCTCATTATACTGATGAAGACGGGCAAAACCAAATTCATCACGAATTATCGCTCTTCAAAATGATTCAAAACCGTTGGTATTATGTTTCGGGAGAATTTTTAGACTAATTATTTAACAAAAAAAATGTCCGAGAAAATCGGACATTTATATTATTCAAATACTTTGATTAGTGAGCTTCGTTTCCGTCAATACCATGAGCATGACCGTGAGACAATTCCTCTTCCGTTGCAGGACGTGTATTTAAAATCTCAACCTGAAAATCTAAAGTTTTCCCAGCCATTGGATGGTTAAGGTCTGCTACTACAACTTCCGGCGTTACTTCAACTACAAAAGCCTGAAAATTATTTCCTTCATTATCCGTCAAAGGTAAGATAGCTCCCAAAGGTGGAGTTCCTGCCTCTTTAAACATATCGATTGGCAACTGTGCAATAGCTTGAGGATCTTTTTCACCATAAGCTTCTTCCGGCTGAATCACAAAAGCAGTTTTATCACCTACCTTCATTCCGATAATATTTTCTTCAAATTTTGGAATCATCATTCCCACACCGTACAAAAATGTAAGCGGATTTTCTGACGTTGTTTCTTCTACAAGAATCTTACTTCCATCCTGTTCGATTGTGTGAAGTATGTAGCTTACAGCTACAACATGATTGTTTTCGATTGTCATATTTTTTCTTTTTTCGTGACTTTTTTCACGATTAACGGCACAAATATACTGTTTTTGAAACAACTGATCCTGCAAAACTATCCACAAAAGTCTTAAACAGAAATAGAATTACGATCCGTTTTTTGCTTCGTTTTTCTTTTTCTGTCTCAAAACATACAGATACAGACTTTCAACTTTCGCTCTTGCCCAATCTGTTTTTCGTAAAAATTTCAATGATGAATTAATGCTTGGGTTATCTGTAAAACATTTGATATTGATTTGTTTTCCCAGTTCCTCAAAACCCTGATAATATTCTACCAATTCTTCAAGAATGGCATCAAGTCGTTTTCCGTGTAAAGGGTCTTTTGATTTTTCTTCCATAACGCAGTAAAATTAAAATATTTTATCATACTTCACCATTAAAATTGGTTAAACAATCAATCTTTAGTATTTTTGATGAAGGCCTTTTTTATCAAAAGCTATTCTTAAAAATCACTCATTACAATAAAACATGAGCAAAAATAACGAAGCGAACAGGAAAAAAACAAAAACAAAATCGATCAGAAAAAACGTAAAATACAAAATGCGGAAGCTGAAAGAAAAGTACGTTTGAAACAAATTCGTGAAGATTTTAAGGCAAAGGAAGCTGATAATAATCTTTCAGATTAATGAAATACAAGATTGTATTTTGTTACGAACAAGGATATCTTAAACATATTTAATTTGCAGCAGGTTATAAACCGACGTAAAAGTAATAATTAAAAATCCGTAAGTTCGACTGTATTTCTGAAGGAAAAATGTATCGAGAACTTTTTGAATGATGAACAAATTTTGTTTTTGGGTTCGCTGGGTCTCGATACAAATTCTTTTTAGAGAATTTTGCTCGAACTGACGGAAGTAAAACTTTCTGTTATCATTATCTTCACTAAATTTACCCTTTGGAATTACAAGATTTCATCCATTCTTAAAAACAATGATACACTTTATATGAAAATCCTTCACACCGCCGACTGGCATTTGGGTAAAAGATTAGAACGTTTTTCAAGACTGGAAGAGCAGGTTTTGGTGATGAATGAAATTATTGAAATCGCAGATGAAAACAGTGTAGATTTGGTTTTGATCGCAGGAGATCTGTTTGACAATTTCAATCCGAGTGTAGAAGCGACAGAACTTTTTTATAAAACGCTGAAACGTTTATCATTAAACGGAAAACGTCCTGTTATTGCGATTTCCGGTAACCACGATTCGCCAAGTCTGATTGACGCTCCTGATCC
This region includes:
- a CDS encoding FKBP-type peptidyl-prolyl cis-trans isomerase, whose product is MTIENNHVVAVSYILHTIEQDGSKILVEETTSENPLTFLYGVGMMIPKFEENIIGMKVGDKTAFVIQPEEAYGEKDPQAIAQLPIDMFKEAGTPPLGAILPLTDNEGNNFQAFVVEVTPEVVVADLNHPMAGKTLDFQVEILNTRPATEEELSHGHAHGIDGNEAH
- a CDS encoding VF530 family protein, whose translation is MEEKSKDPLHGKRLDAILEELVEYYQGFEELGKQINIKCFTDNPSINSSLKFLRKTDWARAKVESLYLYVLRQKKKNEAKNGS
- a CDS encoding YchJ family protein; its protein translation is MNCSCCSEKTYEECCKPFHTGEKHAPTAEALMRSRFSAFSIPNGKYLMETTSPSKRQFHNTKDLQEWGEINEWTKLEIVDKPSMNKVEFKAHYTDEDGQNQIHHELSLFKMIQNRWYYVSGEFLD